One Planctomicrobium piriforme DNA segment encodes these proteins:
- a CDS encoding Dps family protein encodes MKTTLSSPATQDVARSLKTPTDIAEEGVAAISEELRTLLADVMALYVKTKNFHWHMSGPHFRDYHLLLDEQGSQIFEMTDDIAERARKLGGTSIRSIGQINRLQRLKDNDQDDVRPQEMLSELMSDNQQLTAFMRATHAVCDEHGDVATASLLENWIDQTERRTWFLFEAADE; translated from the coding sequence TTGAAGACCACATTGTCATCCCCAGCGACTCAAGACGTGGCACGTTCGCTGAAAACGCCGACCGACATCGCCGAGGAAGGGGTCGCCGCCATCTCGGAAGAACTACGAACGTTGCTGGCCGACGTCATGGCGTTGTATGTGAAGACGAAGAACTTTCACTGGCACATGAGCGGACCTCATTTTCGGGATTACCACCTGTTGCTGGATGAACAGGGCTCCCAGATTTTTGAGATGACCGACGACATCGCCGAACGAGCCCGCAAACTCGGCGGGACTTCGATCCGATCGATCGGACAGATCAATCGTCTCCAGCGGCTCAAGGACAACGATCAGGACGACGTCCGTCCGCAGGAGATGTTGTCGGAACTGATGTCCGACAATCAGCAGCTCACCGCGTTCATGAGGGCGACGCACGCCGTCTGCGACGAGCATGGGGACGTCGCCACCGCTAGCCTGCTGGAGAACTGGATCGACCAGACCGAACGGCGCACCTGGTTTCTGTTCGAAGCGGCGGACGAGTAG
- a CDS encoding antibiotic biosynthesis monooxygenase — translation MTTSPQDPPQPVHLAITLRAREGKVAALEEALLRFVKRSLDDQGATGVHLFRPVSGTDNREFQLHRSFRSEDHKRDFYQSEMYQQYQRETADLIEGPATIRPLHGFEAFFRGGHQPPPPRWKMAVVTWLGVFPAVLLWSRLLSPRLTALHPVAVTAIVTMFVVITLAWVIMPWLTKLARPWLHAK, via the coding sequence TTGACCACTTCACCTCAAGATCCACCGCAACCGGTCCATCTGGCCATTACATTGCGGGCACGCGAAGGGAAAGTCGCGGCATTGGAGGAGGCGCTGCTTCGTTTCGTCAAACGCTCTCTGGACGACCAAGGCGCCACCGGCGTGCATCTATTCCGGCCGGTCTCGGGCACCGACAACCGGGAATTTCAGTTGCATCGTTCGTTCCGGAGCGAAGATCACAAGCGTGACTTCTATCAGTCGGAAATGTATCAGCAGTATCAGCGCGAGACCGCGGACTTGATCGAAGGACCAGCTACCATTCGACCCCTGCATGGGTTCGAGGCATTTTTCCGGGGCGGACATCAACCGCCTCCGCCGCGTTGGAAAATGGCCGTCGTCACTTGGCTGGGGGTCTTCCCTGCCGTCCTGCTATGGTCGCGACTTCTTTCGCCGCGGTTGACGGCACTGCACCCCGTCGCGGTCACAGCGATTGTGACCATGTTTGTCGTCATCACCCTCGCCTGGGTGATCATGCCCTGGCTGACGAAGCTCGCACGACCCTGGCTGCACGCGAAATGA
- a CDS encoding sigma-54-dependent transcriptional regulator: MPRLLLIDDDKAIIPQQVRLAFAATEYEIKVAPTAAEGLSLFQSWAPDVVILDLRLPDSTGLELFRKLREIDRRTPVVFATMTKGADEAIEAMKLGAFDYLFKPLDLKELQKIVGEALLVSKRMREPAVVAADVEDSPADGAIIGSCPQMREVYKAIGRVSAQDVPVLITGESGTGKELVARAIYQHSARSQGPFLVLNCAAIPEQLLESELFGHEKGAFTGADRRRIGKFEQVNGGTLFLDEIGDMPAGLQAKMLRVLQEQQFERVGGNETIQTNVRVIAATHRDLRAWSQAGKYRPDLYYRLSVFTIHLPALRERGNDLEALVRYYVRRLSAGFNREIHDVSAETLARLQSYNWPGNIRELQSVLKQALLHASGDVLLPSFLPQLGEAGAAPAPAMSDAQQFDLTGFISEHLTADATELHDTVHRQVDRILLTKVLEFTGGNQYQAARVLGLSRQTLRTRLREMKIQVTQTIAHGEDHDE, translated from the coding sequence ATGCCAAGACTCCTGCTGATCGACGACGACAAGGCCATCATTCCCCAACAAGTGCGGCTCGCGTTTGCGGCTACAGAGTATGAAATCAAAGTCGCCCCGACTGCGGCCGAAGGTCTGAGCCTGTTTCAGTCCTGGGCTCCCGACGTCGTCATTCTGGATCTACGGCTTCCGGATTCGACGGGATTGGAACTGTTCCGCAAGCTCCGGGAAATCGACCGTCGCACTCCCGTCGTGTTCGCCACGATGACCAAAGGGGCCGACGAAGCCATCGAAGCGATGAAACTGGGGGCGTTCGATTACCTGTTTAAGCCGCTCGATTTGAAGGAGTTGCAGAAAATCGTCGGCGAGGCGCTGCTGGTCTCAAAGCGGATGCGGGAGCCTGCCGTTGTCGCTGCCGATGTCGAGGATTCGCCCGCTGACGGGGCGATCATCGGAAGCTGCCCGCAGATGCGGGAAGTGTACAAAGCCATTGGACGCGTCAGCGCCCAGGACGTGCCGGTCCTGATCACCGGCGAGAGCGGCACTGGCAAAGAATTGGTCGCGCGGGCAATTTATCAGCACAGCGCTCGCTCTCAAGGGCCGTTTCTGGTGCTCAATTGTGCGGCGATTCCTGAGCAACTGCTGGAGAGCGAACTGTTCGGGCATGAGAAAGGGGCCTTTACCGGGGCCGACCGTCGCCGCATCGGGAAGTTCGAGCAGGTCAACGGAGGAACGCTCTTTCTGGATGAAATCGGAGACATGCCTGCCGGGCTGCAGGCCAAGATGCTGCGGGTGTTGCAGGAGCAGCAGTTCGAACGGGTCGGCGGCAACGAAACGATTCAGACGAATGTCCGCGTCATCGCCGCGACACATCGGGATTTGCGCGCCTGGTCGCAGGCAGGGAAATACCGTCCCGACCTCTACTACCGACTGAGCGTGTTTACGATTCATCTGCCTGCGCTGCGGGAACGGGGCAACGATCTCGAAGCCCTCGTGCGCTACTATGTTCGCCGTTTGAGCGCAGGGTTTAACCGGGAAATTCACGACGTTTCCGCAGAAACTCTGGCTCGGCTGCAGTCGTACAACTGGCCCGGCAACATTCGCGAATTGCAGAGCGTCCTCAAGCAGGCGCTGCTGCATGCCAGCGGAGACGTGCTGCTTCCTTCTTTTCTGCCGCAACTGGGTGAAGCGGGGGCGGCGCCGGCACCTGCGATGTCGGACGCGCAGCAGTTCGATCTGACCGGTTTCATCAGCGAACATCTGACCGCCGATGCGACGGAACTTCACGACACCGTCCACCGGCAGGTCGACCGCATTCTGCTCACAAAAGTGTTGGAGTTTACAGGCGGAAACCAGTATCAGGCCGCGCGAGTACTCGGACTTTCGCGTCAGACGTTACGGACTCGACTGAGAGAAATGAAAATTCAGGTGACGCAGACCATTGCACATGGCGAAGACCACGACGAATAG
- a CDS encoding alpha/beta hydrolase, translated as MSVPVQLEPAAERFLATVAQQSPPCEGQPEVERQRLEEIQQRAPINPQVEVEHRIIAAGPKRQLSMKIVRPRQSRALLPPILYLHGGAWVYGSFETHGRLVQELCLGAQAAVIFVDYNLSPESTHPTAAAESYAALTWIAENGRQNGLDPSKLTVAGDCVGGHLAASIALRSQQYSGPVIQRQLLFYPVLDPHCDSDSYCQFATGYGLRRDVMQRCWQLSLGNAVEQKTVSDFPLNCSMSQLRRMPPSLIITAEADVARDEGELYSVRLRAAGVPTTQVRFQGTLHDFLMLNPLAHSAATRGAMMLAMNWLREGFASRA; from the coding sequence GTGTCTGTTCCGGTGCAACTTGAGCCCGCGGCTGAACGCTTTCTCGCTACCGTGGCACAGCAGTCGCCCCCTTGTGAGGGCCAGCCTGAAGTCGAGCGGCAGCGTCTGGAAGAAATTCAGCAGCGAGCTCCAATCAATCCGCAGGTCGAAGTCGAACATCGAATTATTGCCGCCGGGCCGAAGCGACAGTTGTCGATGAAAATTGTGCGACCTCGTCAATCTCGGGCTTTGTTGCCTCCGATCCTGTATCTGCATGGGGGCGCATGGGTGTACGGAAGTTTCGAGACGCATGGGCGTCTGGTCCAGGAATTGTGCCTGGGAGCTCAGGCAGCAGTCATTTTCGTCGATTACAACCTGTCGCCTGAATCGACTCATCCCACCGCCGCGGCCGAAAGTTATGCGGCACTCACCTGGATCGCGGAAAACGGACGACAAAACGGGCTCGACCCGTCCAAGCTGACTGTTGCCGGCGACTGTGTCGGCGGGCACCTGGCGGCTTCCATTGCTTTACGTTCACAACAGTATTCCGGGCCAGTGATTCAGCGACAACTTTTGTTCTATCCAGTTCTCGACCCCCACTGCGACAGCGATTCTTATTGTCAATTCGCGACAGGTTATGGCCTCCGTCGGGACGTGATGCAGCGCTGCTGGCAACTGTCGCTGGGAAATGCCGTTGAACAAAAAACCGTGAGCGACTTCCCGCTGAACTGCTCCATGTCGCAACTGCGACGAATGCCGCCGTCACTCATCATCACCGCAGAGGCGGACGTCGCTCGCGACGAAGGGGAACTGTACTCCGTCCGACTGCGTGCCGCCGGCGTGCCCACGACTCAGGTGAGATTCCAGGGAACGCTTCACGATTTCTTGATGCTCAATCCTCTCGCACACTCAGCCGCAACACGCGGTGCAATGATGCTGGCGATGAACTGGCTGCGAGAAGGTTTTGCGTCGCGCGCCTGA
- a CDS encoding cupin domain-containing protein, with product MFAAAATAVLLNQSESEGGDPSFMNNVPDPVTSGDELPTFKFELEKSTGKVIGKSSGKEATVKQLPISKGIAGVSMRLEPGAMRELHWHATAAEWALVLEGRVRTTVVSPDGTAETNDFQPGDVWLFPRGHGHMLECLGKEPCHFILIFDNGYFSEFGTFSISDWIGHVSPELLAKNFGVPASTFESFPKKEVYFARGEVPPETPETPLQGLTVPPLTHKYELLSQPPYRTFSGGREWRVDSSNFPISTTITGVVLELEPGAIRELHWHPTADEWQYVIAGDISVTLFGSNARYRVETLHKGDVGYIPQGFGHSLENVGKETCRILIGFNTGHYQTIDLSQWIAANPTNVLATNFSKPSSLFERFPKSDLFITQ from the coding sequence ATGTTCGCCGCCGCGGCCACTGCCGTTCTGCTGAATCAGAGTGAGTCTGAAGGGGGCGACCCCAGCTTCATGAATAACGTGCCCGACCCTGTGACCTCAGGGGACGAGTTGCCGACGTTCAAATTCGAACTCGAAAAGTCGACAGGCAAGGTCATCGGCAAGAGCTCCGGGAAGGAAGCGACCGTTAAGCAATTGCCGATCTCCAAAGGGATTGCTGGCGTTTCCATGCGACTGGAACCGGGCGCAATGCGGGAACTCCATTGGCACGCCACCGCCGCGGAATGGGCGCTCGTACTCGAAGGCCGGGTACGTACCACAGTGGTTTCTCCGGACGGCACGGCCGAGACTAATGATTTTCAACCGGGGGATGTGTGGCTGTTTCCTCGCGGGCATGGTCACATGCTGGAGTGCCTGGGAAAGGAGCCTTGCCACTTCATTCTGATCTTCGACAACGGTTACTTCTCGGAGTTTGGTACGTTCAGCATCTCCGACTGGATCGGCCATGTCAGTCCCGAGTTGCTGGCAAAGAACTTTGGCGTGCCGGCATCAACATTCGAAAGTTTTCCGAAAAAGGAAGTGTACTTTGCCCGCGGCGAAGTACCTCCGGAAACTCCCGAGACCCCGTTGCAAGGTCTCACGGTCCCTCCCCTTACGCATAAGTACGAACTTCTCTCACAGCCCCCGTATCGGACATTCTCAGGCGGCCGCGAATGGCGCGTCGATTCCAGCAACTTTCCCATCTCGACCACCATCACCGGCGTCGTGCTGGAACTGGAGCCCGGCGCCATCCGCGAATTGCATTGGCATCCGACGGCCGATGAATGGCAATATGTGATCGCAGGAGACATCAGCGTCACCCTGTTCGGATCGAATGCCCGCTATCGCGTGGAGACCTTGCACAAAGGGGATGTAGGGTACATCCCCCAGGGATTCGGCCATTCGCTTGAGAATGTCGGCAAAGAGACCTGTCGCATCCTGATCGGCTTCAACACCGGCCACTATCAGACGATCGATCTGTCTCAGTGGATCGCGGCCAATCCAACGAATGTCCTCGCCACCAACTTCAGCAAGCCCTCCAGCTTGTTTGAACGGTTTCCGAAATCGGACCTGTTCATCACCCAATAG
- a CDS encoding PAS domain S-box protein — MTVSAAAIAVTLLFRWQLQDVLGERGLYSTFLPAVIIAAHFGGLWPGVIATLVSAALTNLLLVNHLLRLDPKPAADSVAMVIFLATGIFISILSDSLRRSQLRRLQEEQRRLAQRTLQKTQQRFTHLMQHSSDVIGIFALDGTALYQTPSVTRILGYSPGERIGRNILDDPIVHPDDRPAQQAFFTSIVERPGTLTKAEFRLRHADGSWRDIEAIGQILMDEPSAVVVMANYRDMTDRKGAERTIRESEQRWRSLTQMLPQLIWTTNPDGTADYYSPQFLEFTGKLPEELLVNGWHCILHPDELDFVVARWSETVRLSQNYDLEHRIRQADGDYRWYKVRAVPIRDVDGTINRWLGSCTDITDLKLAEQKLLAAKELAESANRLKDEFLANVSHEIRTPMNAILGMTELVLESPLEPSQRDLLETVQGAGENLLEIINDLLDFSKIEAGKLRLVEAPFSLHRVCQDVVRLLDVRAQEQHLQLHCAIQETIPDDVLGDAGRLRQVLVNLVANGIKFTPQGRVELAVRFVRSLKRDRVLVEFAVQDTGIGISPEKQSSIFQAFEQEDASVTRKYGGTGLGLTIASRLVRAMGGEIQLESGVGEGSTFRFRIPFQCLHPEECLNSEPAQPKSELPAAVPEKIASGRKLNVLVAEDHRFNAQLLAQVLGQRSHRLEVAEDGEKALELARSGRFDLLLLDIHMPLKDGLSVARDLRQWEQDEGAGRLPIIALTARDTSHIREECLAAGMDGLLQKPMRSELLFQLIDEVISSDQVTTETKAEQLIDHEMLRSVSGGNPEILQALIASFFEHMPQLLLELQHQADAGELSPLRESAHKAASTLGTFSRTAGDLALAVEGFAIQGELNQARDAVQRLLRCCRLLCAEIQAISTMDLESPVVEEVGTVSSAPSQ; from the coding sequence TTGACTGTTTCTGCAGCCGCCATCGCAGTGACGCTGCTCTTTCGATGGCAGCTTCAAGACGTGTTGGGCGAGCGCGGTCTCTATAGCACGTTTCTGCCTGCGGTCATCATTGCCGCTCACTTCGGCGGCCTGTGGCCGGGCGTCATTGCAACGCTGGTCAGCGCCGCCCTCACAAATCTGCTGCTGGTCAATCACCTGTTGCGCCTCGATCCGAAACCTGCCGCCGACAGTGTGGCGATGGTCATTTTCCTGGCGACGGGCATCTTCATCAGCATCCTGTCCGATTCTCTGCGCCGCAGCCAGCTTCGACGGCTTCAAGAAGAACAGCGGCGTCTGGCACAACGGACCCTGCAAAAGACACAGCAGCGTTTTACTCATCTGATGCAGCACTCGTCAGACGTCATCGGAATCTTCGCGCTGGATGGCACCGCTCTCTATCAGACGCCGTCCGTCACCCGCATCTTGGGTTACTCGCCAGGAGAGCGCATCGGGCGGAACATCCTCGACGACCCGATTGTGCATCCTGATGATCGGCCCGCACAGCAAGCCTTTTTCACTTCCATCGTGGAGCGGCCGGGCACATTGACGAAGGCTGAGTTTCGTCTCCGGCATGCCGACGGAAGCTGGCGCGACATCGAGGCGATCGGCCAGATTCTCATGGACGAACCCTCCGCCGTTGTGGTGATGGCGAACTACCGCGATATGACCGATCGCAAGGGGGCGGAACGGACGATTCGGGAGAGCGAGCAGCGCTGGCGGAGCCTGACACAGATGCTGCCCCAGTTGATCTGGACGACCAATCCCGATGGGACGGCCGACTACTACAGTCCGCAGTTTCTGGAGTTCACCGGGAAGCTGCCGGAGGAATTACTCGTTAACGGGTGGCACTGCATTCTGCATCCGGACGAACTCGACTTTGTCGTTGCACGTTGGTCGGAGACGGTCAGGCTGTCGCAGAATTACGATCTGGAACATCGCATTCGACAGGCGGACGGCGACTATCGCTGGTACAAGGTCCGTGCGGTCCCTATCCGCGATGTCGACGGTACGATTAACCGCTGGCTGGGTTCGTGCACGGATATTACTGACCTGAAACTCGCGGAACAAAAGCTCCTCGCGGCGAAAGAACTCGCCGAGTCCGCGAACCGCTTGAAAGATGAATTCCTGGCAAACGTCAGCCACGAGATCCGAACACCCATGAATGCCATTCTGGGAATGACGGAACTGGTACTGGAGTCGCCACTCGAACCCTCCCAGCGTGACCTGCTGGAGACAGTGCAGGGGGCAGGTGAGAACTTACTGGAGATCATCAACGACCTGCTCGATTTCTCAAAAATCGAGGCAGGCAAGCTGCGTCTCGTCGAGGCTCCGTTTTCACTACATCGGGTCTGCCAGGATGTCGTGCGGTTGCTCGATGTGCGTGCGCAGGAGCAACACCTGCAATTGCACTGCGCGATCCAGGAGACCATTCCGGATGACGTTCTCGGCGATGCCGGGCGGTTACGACAAGTGCTCGTCAATCTCGTCGCGAACGGCATCAAGTTCACCCCGCAAGGACGAGTGGAATTGGCGGTGCGGTTTGTTCGTTCCTTAAAAAGAGATCGCGTGCTGGTGGAGTTTGCCGTCCAGGACACCGGCATTGGCATTTCCCCTGAGAAGCAATCATCGATCTTTCAGGCGTTCGAACAGGAGGACGCGTCGGTCACCCGAAAGTATGGAGGCACCGGACTCGGGCTCACGATTGCCTCGCGGCTGGTCCGCGCGATGGGGGGCGAGATCCAGCTGGAGAGCGGCGTCGGTGAGGGGAGTACATTCCGTTTCCGGATTCCGTTTCAATGCCTGCATCCTGAAGAATGTCTCAACAGCGAGCCGGCCCAGCCGAAGTCGGAGTTGCCTGCTGCCGTCCCGGAGAAAATTGCGTCCGGTCGAAAGCTCAATGTGCTCGTCGCGGAAGATCACCGGTTTAATGCTCAGCTGCTGGCTCAGGTACTCGGTCAGCGCTCGCATCGATTGGAAGTTGCCGAAGATGGCGAGAAGGCCTTGGAACTCGCGCGCTCAGGCCGGTTCGACTTGCTGCTCCTCGATATTCATATGCCCTTGAAAGATGGGCTGAGCGTGGCTCGCGATTTGCGGCAATGGGAACAAGACGAAGGGGCAGGGAGACTCCCGATCATCGCGTTAACGGCTCGCGACACGTCGCACATTCGCGAAGAATGTCTTGCGGCCGGGATGGACGGTTTGCTGCAGAAGCCCATGCGGAGCGAACTGCTGTTTCAGTTGATCGATGAGGTGATTTCGTCAGATCAGGTGACGACAGAGACCAAGGCTGAACAACTGATCGATCATGAAATGCTGCGTTCGGTCAGCGGCGGGAATCCCGAGATTCTGCAGGCCCTGATCGCCTCATTTTTCGAACACATGCCTCAACTCCTGCTGGAGCTTCAGCACCAAGCGGACGCCGGAGAACTCTCTCCACTTCGCGAATCCGCTCATAAAGCAGCGAGTACGCTGGGCACATTCAGCCGCACCGCAGGAGATTTAGCATTGGCCGTCGAAGGATTCGCAATTCAGGGGGAACTCAACCAGGCCCGCGACGCGGTTCAGAGACTCTTGCGTTGCTGTCGGTTACTGTGTGCAGAGATCCAGGCCATCTCCACGATGGATTTGGAATCCCCGGTGGTTGAAGAAGTCGGAACCGTCTC
- a CDS encoding alkene reductase has protein sequence MITDNEVLFRPLQIGAITIPHRIVMAPLTRARATERVPNALMTEYYRQRAGAALIISEATAISEQGYGWHGAPGIDSDEQVTGWKQVTDAVHQAGGKMFLQLWHMGRVSHPDYHNGRLPVAPSPLAAIGEAHTPTGKKPYVVPHELTRSEIADIVADYAAAARRARDAGFDGVEIHGANGYLIDQFLRSSSNQRTDDYGGSIENRLRFLREVVTAVTAAWSSDRTGVRLSPTMNGGGISDSDPVSLFTQAAKMLNPFRLAYLHTAESIRPGRLFNPDAPRVTPYIRAAFQGVLFTNGGYDKQTAAQAIREGAADAIVFGQKFIANPDLPERLRNNTPLNEPEVDTYYSRGSHGYVDYPALPVA, from the coding sequence GTGATCACTGACAACGAAGTCCTCTTTCGCCCGCTGCAGATCGGCGCGATCACCATTCCGCACCGGATTGTGATGGCTCCTCTCACCAGAGCCCGAGCGACTGAACGTGTGCCCAACGCTTTGATGACCGAGTATTACCGTCAACGGGCCGGGGCGGCTCTCATTATCTCCGAAGCAACCGCAATCAGCGAGCAAGGCTACGGCTGGCACGGGGCGCCAGGAATTGACTCGGATGAGCAGGTGACCGGCTGGAAGCAGGTGACGGACGCCGTTCATCAGGCCGGCGGAAAGATGTTTCTGCAATTGTGGCACATGGGCCGCGTTTCTCATCCGGACTATCACAACGGACGCCTGCCTGTTGCTCCCAGTCCGCTGGCCGCCATCGGCGAGGCGCATACTCCGACTGGAAAAAAGCCATACGTGGTGCCGCATGAACTGACCAGAAGCGAAATCGCCGACATCGTCGCGGACTATGCGGCGGCCGCTCGTCGTGCCCGCGACGCCGGCTTTGACGGCGTCGAGATTCACGGCGCGAATGGCTATCTGATCGATCAGTTCCTGCGGAGTTCGTCGAATCAACGGACTGACGATTACGGCGGCTCCATCGAGAACCGCCTCCGTTTTCTCCGCGAAGTGGTGACGGCCGTGACCGCAGCCTGGTCTTCCGATCGTACCGGAGTCCGTTTGAGCCCGACCATGAATGGCGGCGGAATCAGCGACAGTGATCCCGTTTCACTGTTCACGCAGGCGGCAAAGATGCTCAATCCATTCCGGTTGGCGTACCTGCACACAGCCGAATCCATTCGCCCTGGCCGGCTGTTCAATCCCGATGCTCCCCGCGTGACGCCGTACATCCGCGCCGCGTTCCAGGGCGTACTGTTCACCAACGGCGGATATGATAAACAAACGGCCGCTCAAGCGATTCGCGAAGGCGCTGCGGATGCCATTGTCTTCGGGCAAAAGTTCATCGCCAACCCCGACCTGCCAGAGCGATTGCGGAACAATACTCCGCTCAACGAGCCGGAAGTGGACACCTACTACTCTCGCGGGTCGCACGGCTATGTTGACTATCCCGCACTGCCTGTGGCGTAA